The Candidatus Baltobacteraceae bacterium genome has a window encoding:
- the lepB gene encoding signal peptidase I, translating to MTPLQLLGLLGVFAVARFALSSKPFRGAGPHGSAVAVVREYLDALIVAGLAALLLIAFVIRTYYIPSISMIPTLTVHDVLLVDQMAYRFGHPHPGDVAVFMPPVPSEGNAFVKRVVGVPGDTIGISDGIVYRNGNALTEPYENQQPKYDLEIKNYEIYVDGQPLDPKTADVPPRRLWQAPNRIPDGFYFMLGDNRNYSDDSHVWGFAQGKNMTGRAFLILWPFNRMRVLK from the coding sequence CTGACACCGCTGCAGTTACTCGGACTTCTCGGCGTTTTTGCGGTCGCGCGCTTCGCGCTCTCGAGCAAACCTTTTCGCGGCGCCGGCCCGCACGGCTCGGCCGTCGCCGTCGTACGCGAGTATCTCGACGCGCTTATCGTGGCGGGTCTCGCCGCGCTCCTGCTCATTGCGTTCGTCATACGAACGTACTACATTCCGTCGATTTCCATGATTCCGACGTTGACGGTTCACGACGTGCTGCTCGTCGACCAAATGGCCTACCGCTTCGGTCACCCGCACCCGGGCGACGTTGCCGTGTTCATGCCGCCGGTGCCCTCCGAAGGCAACGCGTTCGTCAAGCGCGTCGTCGGCGTCCCCGGTGACACCATCGGCATTTCCGACGGTATCGTCTACCGGAATGGAAACGCGCTTACGGAGCCGTACGAGAATCAGCAGCCGAAATACGATCTGGAGATCAAGAACTACGAGATTTACGTCGACGGCCAGCCGCTCGATCCCAAAACCGCCGACGTTCCGCCGCGACGCTTGTGGCAAGCGCCAAACCGGATTCCCGACGGTTTCTATTTCATGCTCGGCGATAATCGCAACTACTCGGACGATTCGCACGTCTGGGGCTTCGCACAAGGCAAGAACATGACGGGTCGCGCTTTTCTCATTCTTTGGCCGTTCAACCGGATGCGCGTCCTGAAATGA
- the rplS gene encoding 50S ribosomal protein L19: MNVIDALNRDQLKDGVPQFRTGDTVKVYSKVVEGGKERVQMFEGVVIVHKGGGARESITVRRVAHGVGVEKTFLVHSPRVEKIEVGKRGHVRRSRLYYLSEKVGKAARIREKKVVK, translated from the coding sequence ATGAACGTCATCGACGCCCTCAATCGCGATCAGCTCAAGGACGGAGTTCCGCAATTCCGCACGGGTGACACCGTGAAGGTCTACTCGAAAGTCGTCGAGGGCGGCAAAGAACGCGTGCAGATGTTCGAAGGCGTCGTGATCGTGCACAAGGGCGGCGGCGCTCGCGAGTCGATCACCGTTCGTCGCGTCGCGCACGGCGTCGGCGTCGAGAAGACGTTCCTCGTGCACAGCCCGCGCGTGGAAAAGATCGAAGTCGGAAAGCGGGGCCACGTGCGCCGCAGCCGGCTCTACTACTTGAGCGAGAAAGTCGGCAAAGCCGCGCGGATCAGGGAAAAGAAGGTTGTCAAGTAG
- the trmD gene encoding tRNA (guanosine(37)-N1)-methyltransferase TrmD, producing MFTIDLVTLFPEVFAPFVGLSIVGRAVDAGIVEVRYHHLLDELTGKERADDSPFGGGAGMVLRLEPIARALDRVLAEAPAGERRVIAVTSPGGKPLNQPEVERFAGLDRLIVICGHYEGIDDRLGSLYPIEEISLGEFVLTGGEIPALAIVDATVRLLAGAIRPESLASESFTAGQLDYPSFTRPPVFRGVAVPEVLLSGDHAKIAEWRREESRRRTAARRALSDSALHAEERP from the coding sequence ATGTTCACGATCGACCTGGTCACGCTCTTCCCGGAGGTCTTCGCACCGTTCGTCGGCCTGTCGATCGTGGGACGCGCCGTCGACGCCGGCATCGTCGAGGTGCGCTACCACCATCTGCTCGACGAGCTGACCGGCAAGGAGCGGGCGGACGATTCGCCCTTCGGCGGAGGAGCGGGAATGGTTCTGCGGCTCGAGCCGATCGCCCGCGCCCTCGATCGCGTCCTCGCCGAAGCGCCGGCCGGCGAGCGCCGCGTCATCGCCGTTACCAGTCCCGGAGGAAAGCCGCTGAACCAGCCGGAGGTCGAGCGGTTCGCCGGCCTCGACCGCCTCATCGTGATCTGCGGCCACTACGAGGGGATCGACGATCGCCTCGGGTCGCTCTACCCGATCGAGGAAATCAGCCTGGGCGAGTTCGTCTTAACGGGCGGCGAGATACCGGCGCTGGCGATCGTCGACGCGACGGTGCGGCTGCTGGCCGGGGCGATTCGCCCGGAATCCCTCGCCAGCGAGTCCTTCACCGCCGGGCAACTCGACTATCCCAGCTTCACCCGCCCACCGGTCTTTCGCGGCGTGGCCGTCCCCGAGGTGCTTCTCTCCGGCGACCACGCCAAGATCGCCGAGTGGCGCCGCGAGGAGTCCCGGCGGCGGACCGCCGCCCGGCGAGCCCTGTCGGACTCAGCCTTGCACGCCGAGGAACGCCCGTGA
- a CDS encoding tetratricopeptide repeat protein, producing MFRLFAFLSSRAKPKRAAPNALGALDRGDFVAAEPLLTREIEDAPHARQRAFYLNKRGVARINLGRRDDARADFESALECVRRYAPALTNIGNLLLEEGRVDEAISAYCDAIASDHEYAVAYVNLGSAYKRAGRLDEAVRALRTGLRMEGRKRSRPRERL from the coding sequence GTGTTCCGTTTGTTTGCGTTCCTGTCATCCCGCGCGAAGCCAAAGCGCGCGGCACCCAATGCCTTGGGCGCGCTGGATCGCGGCGATTTCGTTGCGGCGGAGCCGCTGCTCACGCGCGAAATCGAGGATGCGCCGCACGCGCGTCAGCGGGCGTTCTACCTGAACAAGCGCGGCGTCGCGCGCATCAATCTCGGGCGGCGCGACGACGCGCGCGCCGACTTCGAAAGCGCGCTCGAGTGCGTGCGGCGCTACGCGCCGGCGCTGACCAACATCGGAAACCTGCTGCTCGAAGAGGGGCGCGTCGACGAAGCCATTTCCGCCTACTGCGACGCGATCGCGTCCGACCACGAATACGCCGTTGCCTACGTGAACCTGGGCTCCGCCTACAAAAGGGCCGGCCGGCTTGACGAAGCCGTTCGCGCATTACGTACGGGCCTGAGAATGGAGGGTCGCAAACGCTCTCGGCCAAGGGAACGGCTATGA
- a CDS encoding twin-arginine translocase TatA/TatE family subunit, which produces MPDILVVSVLALLLFGPDRLPGIMRQAGRFMREIQNTSQSFVAEMERAADVSEETRAPEPAPTHPPDGAKAP; this is translated from the coding sequence GTGCCCGATATTCTGGTCGTCTCCGTGCTGGCGCTCTTGCTGTTCGGGCCGGACCGGCTGCCTGGGATCATGCGGCAGGCCGGCCGGTTCATGCGCGAGATTCAGAACACCTCGCAATCCTTCGTGGCTGAGATGGAGCGTGCGGCCGATGTCTCCGAGGAGACGCGCGCACCCGAGCCGGCGCCTACTCACCCGCCAGACGGTGCCAAAGCGCCATGA
- a CDS encoding lytic transglycosylase domain-containing protein translates to MMTAHSAVIVLYARALQYFNPNLHAGTAATLASATIAQSDRERIDARLLVALIAVESRWNPGAVSSAGARGLGQLMPQTANGLGVDPDDPLQNIAGAAYHLRILLDRFAGRDRETRYRLALAAYNAGTAAVDRYRGVPPYPETIAYVARVMALWHRLAGE, encoded by the coding sequence ATGATGACCGCGCACTCCGCGGTCATCGTGCTTTACGCTCGCGCGCTGCAATACTTCAATCCCAACCTGCACGCAGGTACCGCGGCGACCCTTGCAAGCGCAACCATCGCGCAATCCGATCGCGAGCGCATCGACGCTCGGCTCCTGGTCGCGCTGATCGCAGTCGAATCGCGCTGGAATCCCGGTGCCGTATCGAGCGCGGGAGCGCGCGGCCTCGGGCAGCTAATGCCGCAAACGGCGAACGGATTGGGCGTCGATCCTGACGATCCGCTGCAAAACATCGCGGGCGCCGCCTACCATCTGCGCATCTTACTCGACCGCTTCGCCGGCCGCGATCGCGAAACGCGCTATCGCCTCGCGCTCGCCGCCTATAACGCCGGAACGGCAGCGGTCGATCGCTACCGCGGCGTTCCGCCCTATCCCGAGACGATCGCGTACGTTGCGCGCGTCATGGCGCTTTGGCACCGTCTGGCGGGTGAGTAG
- a CDS encoding ribosomal-processing cysteine protease Prp — MVDVTFYRDSQERLSSVFAHGHADFGEYGNDIVCAAVSAILQALRLGLETYADIPLDANQEPGELHLRWPENARDDAALRAIVTTAELSIERIAEQYPEQVRLTREHDRRATPRPPAWY, encoded by the coding sequence GTGGTAGACGTCACGTTTTACAGGGACAGCCAGGAGAGGCTGTCCTCTGTTTTTGCGCACGGCCACGCCGATTTCGGGGAATACGGCAACGACATCGTCTGTGCGGCCGTTTCGGCGATCTTGCAGGCGCTGCGCCTGGGGCTCGAGACCTACGCGGACATCCCGCTCGACGCCAACCAGGAACCGGGCGAGTTGCACCTGCGGTGGCCCGAGAACGCTCGCGACGACGCGGCGCTTCGCGCGATCGTGACCACGGCCGAGTTGTCGATAGAACGGATCGCCGAACAGTATCCCGAACAAGTCCGGCTCACACGCGAACATGACCGGCGTGCAACACCGCGGCCTCCGGCGTGGTATTAA
- the rplU gene encoding 50S ribosomal protein L21, with translation MYAIIETGGKQLRVAEGDVIRCDLLTSEVGSDVTFEKVVLAGAGSDVKVGAPVLDGATVTGTVLRHGQDKKILVFRYKPKKRVRKLNGHRQRFAEVKITKITLP, from the coding sequence ATGTACGCGATCATCGAGACCGGCGGCAAGCAATTGAGAGTCGCCGAGGGAGACGTCATCCGCTGCGACCTGCTTACCAGCGAGGTTGGTTCGGACGTCACTTTCGAGAAGGTCGTGCTCGCCGGAGCCGGTTCCGACGTGAAGGTCGGGGCCCCAGTGCTCGACGGCGCCACGGTGACCGGCACGGTGTTGCGCCACGGGCAGGATAAGAAGATTCTCGTCTTCCGCTACAAGCCGAAGAAGCGCGTTCGCAAGCTCAACGGCCATCGCCAGCGCTTCGCGGAAGTCAAAATCACCAAGATCACGCTCCCGTAG
- a CDS encoding transcriptional regulator produces the protein MDDLLLSKIRLGIIAQLLTSDWIAFSELQRSLDVTQGNLGAHLGKLVDAGYVDEEKTFVNRKPLTRYRLTQKGRGAFVAHVQQLQSLLKETS, from the coding sequence GTGGACGACTTACTGTTGTCGAAGATACGTTTGGGCATCATCGCCCAGCTCTTGACGTCGGATTGGATCGCGTTCTCCGAGCTGCAGCGTTCGCTCGACGTGACGCAGGGCAACCTCGGCGCGCATCTCGGCAAGCTCGTCGACGCGGGCTACGTCGACGAAGAGAAAACGTTCGTCAATCGTAAGCCGCTCACCCGATATCGCTTGACACAAAAAGGACGCGGCGCATTCGTCGCTCACGTCCAACAATTGCAGTCCCTGTTGAAAGAGACGTCGTAA
- a CDS encoding ABC transporter ATP-binding protein, with the protein MILSLKDVRKSYGATRALDGVSLEVDSGEIVAVLGPNGAGKTTAIEVAIGLRAPDAGDVRLFDRSPRDPQTRLRLGVTPQDSGFPDALSVEEIVRFGATHYPRPAKPADVMKAFGLEALSQRRAGALSGGESRRLAVALAFVGNPDLVVLDEPTTGLDVESRRRLWEVVREYASGHSVLFTTHYLEEAQALATRVVVVDAGRVLFDGSSEDLRRRFGARRLSYAGRDGDVAVTIDDTDEYVRKLVRDGIAFSNLEIVPPTLEEAFLTVTGGNK; encoded by the coding sequence ATGATTCTGAGTTTGAAGGACGTGCGCAAGTCGTACGGTGCGACGCGCGCGCTCGACGGAGTATCCCTGGAGGTCGATTCCGGTGAAATCGTTGCGGTTCTCGGGCCCAACGGCGCCGGCAAGACGACGGCGATAGAAGTCGCGATCGGTCTGCGCGCGCCCGACGCCGGAGACGTGCGGCTGTTCGACCGCTCGCCGCGCGATCCGCAGACGCGTTTGCGGCTCGGCGTGACGCCGCAAGACAGCGGCTTTCCCGACGCGCTCTCCGTGGAAGAGATCGTGCGCTTCGGCGCCACGCACTACCCGCGTCCCGCGAAGCCCGCGGACGTCATGAAGGCCTTTGGATTAGAGGCGCTGTCGCAGCGCCGCGCGGGTGCGCTGTCGGGCGGTGAATCGCGACGGCTGGCCGTCGCTCTCGCCTTCGTCGGCAATCCCGATCTCGTCGTCCTCGACGAGCCGACGACCGGGCTCGACGTCGAGTCGCGGCGCCGTTTGTGGGAGGTCGTTCGCGAATACGCGAGCGGCCATTCGGTGCTCTTTACGACGCACTATTTGGAAGAAGCGCAGGCGCTCGCGACGCGCGTCGTCGTCGTCGACGCGGGACGCGTGCTCTTCGACGGTTCGTCCGAAGATCTGCGCCGGCGTTTCGGCGCGCGCCGCTTGAGCTACGCGGGCCGCGACGGCGACGTCGCGGTGACGATCGACGACACCGACGAATACGTGCGAAAGCTCGTGCGCGATGGAATCGCGTTTTCGAACTTGGAAATCGTCCCGCCCACGCTCGAAGAAGCGTTTCTTACCGTGACCGGAGGTAACAAGTGA
- a CDS encoding ABC transporter permease, with translation MSTLLLTRAHARIALLDLFRSPGYVVPTVAFPALFFALFDLQYARTQAPVADATTLAFMAFAVSGVCLYQFGVGIAAERGRPWERYLRTLPASIAVRFGARIVSALVFAVLAAGCVAVFSHFTTPIDLDAQQWLQAAAFVIAGGVPFVLIGITIGYWVSARAAVPVATALNLLLAYAGGLWLPPQYLPHAVQQLSPYLPTRQFADLLWSVSSGSGAAHALAGLAIYTAIFAAIAAIGYRRDERKRYA, from the coding sequence GTGAGCACGCTGCTGTTGACGCGCGCCCACGCGCGCATCGCGCTACTCGATCTGTTCCGTTCGCCGGGCTACGTCGTGCCGACGGTCGCCTTTCCGGCGCTGTTTTTCGCGCTGTTCGACTTGCAGTACGCACGAACGCAAGCGCCGGTCGCCGACGCGACCACGCTCGCGTTCATGGCGTTTGCGGTGTCGGGCGTCTGCCTCTATCAGTTCGGCGTCGGTATTGCGGCCGAACGCGGCCGTCCGTGGGAGCGCTATTTGCGCACCCTTCCGGCCTCGATCGCGGTACGCTTCGGGGCGCGAATCGTCTCGGCGCTCGTTTTTGCGGTGCTGGCCGCCGGATGCGTCGCGGTCTTTTCGCACTTCACGACACCGATCGATCTCGACGCGCAGCAATGGCTGCAGGCCGCCGCGTTCGTCATCGCCGGCGGCGTTCCGTTCGTCTTGATCGGCATCACGATCGGGTATTGGGTGTCGGCGCGCGCGGCCGTTCCCGTGGCAACGGCATTGAACTTGCTGCTTGCCTACGCCGGCGGCCTTTGGTTGCCACCGCAGTATCTGCCGCACGCCGTCCAACAACTCTCGCCGTATTTGCCCACGCGTCAGTTTGCCGATCTCTTGTGGAGCGTTTCGAGCGGAAGCGGCGCCGCGCACGCGCTCGCCGGTCTAGCGATCTATACCGCAATCTTTGCGGCGATCGCCGCGATCGGCTATCGCCGCGACGAACGCAAGCGCTACGCCTAG
- a CDS encoding penicillin acylase family protein yields the protein MKIALRTAAVVLLIVAVAILAQVVNLAFGMRAHARYTGVVSGLPLRGTVNVLRDNRGVPHIIAANAHDLFFAQGYVEASDRLFQMDLLRRFVEGDLAEVFGRTALATDEDERSVPVRFITGAQWQRMDLRSRSIVVAFTDGVNAAIRREPLPVEFRLLAYKPKPWTPADSLAIGMAEVLDLIDDWNAIAPRDAAYRKGGAKLLAALFPLTDPCYDAPVTQGLEGMAPGKPCPQRPSLLSILADARAPVGSNNWAAGAQRSATGRALLANDPHLGLSIPGIWYLVDLHSPQIHAAGATLPGEPGVLLGHNEHLAWGMTDGTTASLSVFAPPKQLDAAGWRTETFAVRFGGSVQRKFYSTAREFGVTTGDGRFVLVRWRAYDHPSFPGTAFYELNDAPSIEAALSALRAWEGPTHNFVLADSSGRVAYHMAGPIPDDPLWATRFHPPSDLTRSYPPVAWELMPHVAPSRNGVVWSANNKVYGPGYPLRLSPQFAGPYRAYRIAQLLRARKLYDVAYFTRMQMDALSLPELELARSAAPALRAVDPDLAGALLQWNGEMTGDSSAATAAQSLRVALTHGMKGRMPAVLDNVAHSPRSVRANVAWPAPTWDVAGAVPVKHKLSALGIEFLNGITLPGYGDSLTVHVQYAGYSQSFRAVWDVGNWDAGGITLPQGESGEPGSGHYTDQAAAWIAGRLWPLPFSDAAVQRTAVDRETLTP from the coding sequence ATGAAAATCGCTCTCCGCACTGCGGCGGTCGTGCTGCTGATCGTCGCCGTCGCGATCTTGGCGCAAGTCGTCAATCTCGCTTTCGGCATGCGCGCGCACGCACGGTATACCGGCGTCGTCAGCGGATTGCCCTTGCGCGGCACGGTGAACGTTCTGCGCGACAATCGCGGCGTTCCCCACATCATCGCCGCCAACGCGCACGATCTCTTTTTTGCGCAGGGATACGTCGAAGCGTCGGACCGCCTGTTTCAAATGGACCTGCTCCGTCGCTTCGTCGAAGGCGATCTCGCCGAAGTCTTCGGGCGTACGGCGCTTGCGACCGATGAAGACGAGCGTTCCGTACCGGTGCGCTTTATCACGGGCGCTCAATGGCAGCGCATGGATTTGCGGTCGCGCTCGATCGTCGTCGCGTTTACGGACGGCGTCAATGCCGCGATCCGGCGCGAGCCCTTACCGGTGGAGTTCCGTTTGCTCGCATATAAGCCAAAGCCGTGGACGCCCGCGGATTCGCTGGCGATCGGTATGGCTGAAGTGCTCGACCTTATCGACGACTGGAACGCGATCGCACCTCGCGACGCCGCGTACCGAAAAGGCGGCGCGAAACTGCTCGCCGCGCTTTTTCCGCTGACCGATCCGTGTTACGACGCGCCGGTGACGCAAGGCTTGGAAGGGATGGCGCCGGGGAAACCGTGCCCTCAACGTCCGTCGCTGCTTTCGATACTGGCCGACGCGCGAGCGCCGGTAGGAAGCAACAACTGGGCGGCCGGCGCGCAACGCAGCGCCACCGGACGCGCGCTGCTCGCGAACGATCCTCATCTTGGCCTTTCCATTCCGGGGATTTGGTATCTCGTCGATCTGCATTCGCCGCAAATTCACGCCGCCGGCGCGACCTTGCCGGGAGAACCGGGCGTACTGCTGGGCCACAACGAGCACCTCGCGTGGGGCATGACCGACGGAACCACGGCGTCGCTATCGGTCTTCGCTCCGCCTAAGCAGCTCGACGCGGCCGGGTGGCGCACCGAAACGTTCGCGGTTCGATTCGGTGGGAGCGTCCAGCGCAAATTCTACAGCACCGCACGCGAGTTTGGCGTGACGACCGGCGACGGCCGATTCGTGCTCGTCCGCTGGCGCGCGTACGACCATCCATCGTTTCCGGGCACCGCGTTTTACGAGCTCAACGACGCTCCGTCGATCGAGGCTGCCCTTTCGGCGTTGCGCGCGTGGGAGGGTCCTACGCACAACTTCGTCTTGGCCGACTCGTCGGGCCGCGTCGCGTACCACATGGCCGGACCGATTCCCGACGATCCGCTCTGGGCAACCCGGTTTCATCCGCCGTCGGACCTAACCCGCTCGTATCCGCCGGTTGCGTGGGAGCTCATGCCGCACGTCGCGCCCTCGCGGAACGGCGTCGTCTGGTCGGCCAACAATAAAGTGTACGGTCCCGGCTATCCGCTGCGTTTGAGCCCGCAGTTCGCCGGGCCGTATCGTGCGTACCGCATCGCGCAGCTGCTGCGCGCGCGCAAACTCTACGACGTCGCCTATTTCACGCGCATGCAGATGGACGCACTATCGCTTCCCGAACTCGAGCTGGCTCGAAGCGCGGCACCGGCTCTACGCGCCGTCGATCCGGACTTGGCCGGCGCGCTGCTGCAATGGAATGGCGAAATGACCGGCGATTCCTCGGCGGCGACCGCCGCGCAATCGTTACGCGTCGCCCTCACGCACGGCATGAAGGGCCGCATGCCGGCGGTGCTCGACAACGTCGCGCACTCCCCGCGGAGCGTACGCGCAAACGTCGCGTGGCCCGCGCCCACGTGGGACGTCGCCGGCGCCGTTCCCGTGAAACACAAACTCTCCGCGCTGGGGATCGAGTTTCTCAACGGCATAACGCTGCCGGGCTACGGCGACTCGCTCACGGTGCACGTGCAATACGCGGGGTACTCGCAGAGTTTTCGCGCGGTGTGGGACGTCGGGAACTGGGACGCGGGCGGAATCACGCTGCCGCAAGGCGAGTCCGGCGAGCCGGGCTCGGGACATTATACCGATCAAGCTGCTGCGTGGATCGCCGGACGGCTGTGGCCGCTGCCGTTTTCCGACGCGGCGGTGCAGCGCACCGCCGTCGACCGCGAGACGCTGACACCCTAG
- a CDS encoding non-heme iron oxygenase ferredoxin subunit, giving the protein MRRKVAKTANVAPGTTLRVVADGIELLLCNANGTIYAIEDVCTHDGGPLDQGTLEGETVVCPRHGATFDVRTGDALTLPAVIPLMTFPVTIEGDDVYVDA; this is encoded by the coding sequence ATGCGTAGAAAGGTAGCCAAGACCGCCAACGTCGCTCCGGGAACGACGCTTCGCGTCGTCGCCGACGGCATCGAGCTTCTGCTTTGCAACGCCAACGGAACGATCTACGCGATCGAAGACGTGTGCACGCACGACGGCGGTCCGCTCGATCAAGGAACGCTCGAAGGGGAAACCGTCGTCTGCCCGCGGCACGGCGCGACTTTCGACGTTCGCACGGGCGACGCGCTGACGCTTCCCGCCGTCATCCCGTTGATGACGTTTCCGGTAACGATTGAAGGCGACGACGTCTACGTCGACGCGTAA
- a CDS encoding alkaline phosphatase family protein, whose translation MTPIQHVVIIVQENRTLDNMFYGFPNADTLGYGRMSNGRRVKLHEVSLAGPDIDNTYGDSVRSYDNGKMDGFNLNPSNGGTAGRYAYGYVSRTQSAPYWKMAEQFELADHMFPTEHGESWAAHIELIASTTNIAPTKALVDFPSQAPWDCDAPAGTTTPTLNSKGIYKSNGPFPCLVRLRTLADTLDAAGISWKYYAPAIDDWIQGAWSPFGSVKSVRYGPDWHNVITPSSSILSDVAKGRLAGVTWVVPDWQWSDHGGSGTSLGPSWVSAVVNAVGQSKYWNSTTIFVLWDDFGGWYDHVPPPQLDFKGLGIRVPCIVISPYVRPGSVVHTQYEFGSVLKFVEETFDLPALGSVADGYSDARAASMQDGFDYTQVPLTFHEIPAPTPPTYFLTARPSGRVPDE comes from the coding sequence GTGACGCCGATTCAGCACGTGGTCATCATCGTTCAGGAAAACCGGACGCTCGATAACATGTTTTACGGGTTCCCCAACGCCGACACGTTAGGATACGGCCGGATGAGCAACGGCCGGCGCGTGAAACTGCACGAAGTGTCGCTCGCCGGACCCGATATCGACAACACCTACGGCGACAGCGTCCGCAGCTACGACAACGGCAAGATGGACGGGTTCAACTTAAATCCGTCCAACGGCGGCACGGCCGGCCGCTACGCGTACGGCTACGTGAGCCGCACGCAAAGCGCGCCGTACTGGAAAATGGCCGAACAGTTCGAGCTGGCCGACCACATGTTTCCCACTGAACACGGTGAAAGCTGGGCGGCGCACATCGAGCTCATCGCGTCGACGACCAATATCGCGCCCACCAAGGCGCTCGTGGACTTTCCGTCGCAAGCTCCGTGGGACTGCGACGCGCCCGCGGGCACGACCACGCCGACGCTCAACTCCAAAGGCATCTATAAGAGTAACGGCCCGTTCCCGTGCCTGGTGCGATTGCGCACGCTGGCCGATACGCTCGATGCCGCCGGCATTTCTTGGAAGTATTACGCCCCGGCGATCGACGATTGGATTCAAGGCGCGTGGTCGCCGTTCGGATCGGTCAAGAGCGTTCGCTACGGACCGGATTGGCACAACGTCATCACCCCGTCGTCTTCGATTTTGAGCGACGTCGCAAAGGGCCGGCTCGCCGGCGTGACGTGGGTCGTGCCCGATTGGCAATGGTCCGATCACGGCGGCAGCGGCACGTCGCTCGGGCCGTCGTGGGTTTCTGCCGTCGTCAACGCGGTCGGTCAGAGCAAGTACTGGAACAGCACGACGATCTTCGTCCTGTGGGACGATTTCGGCGGATGGTACGATCACGTGCCGCCGCCGCAACTCGATTTCAAAGGTCTCGGCATTCGCGTGCCGTGCATCGTGATCTCGCCGTACGTACGGCCGGGAAGCGTCGTTCACACGCAATACGAGTTCGGCAGCGTCCTGAAGTTCGTGGAAGAGACGTTCGATCTGCCGGCGCTGGGATCGGTTGCCGACGGTTATTCGGACGCGCGCGCGGCGAGCATGCAGGACGGATTCGACTACACGCAAGTGCCGCTGACGTTTCACGAGATTCCCGCACCCACGCCGCCGACGTATTTCCTGACGGCGCGTCCCTCGGGACGCGTGCCCGACGAGTAA